Proteins from a single region of Aquamicrobium lusatiense:
- a CDS encoding ABC transporter permease, with amino-acid sequence MKTPVEGQTAGRPASVAALLSGSGKTGFDQLKIVTLLFIVIFVIYSLVLPGFFSLGNLLTLMRTVAVLGILGLGMAIVVIGRGIDLSMIASLAVPSALVLMLASKGYGVAPALAAGLLMAVAIGALNGVLVAYAEIPSLFTTLAVGIGVAGIGQIGLFDYEIVSWPAQLDVIAWIGRGSILGIPYSVLAFAVVAVLVGIFLNRTRPGMFVYASGDNPGATRLTGISLRPVLVMQYIIASCVAFFAGMVLAASSASMDTRIFNLTWIYDVILVVVLGGIGLSGGRGGVVNVIIGTLLIGTIMNGLTIMNVSFEMQNLVRGLVLLLAVLADSIINPRNEETSQQGDI; translated from the coding sequence ATGAAAACCCCTGTCGAGGGTCAGACGGCTGGCCGGCCGGCTTCGGTTGCCGCTCTTCTCAGCGGATCGGGCAAGACCGGTTTCGACCAGCTGAAGATCGTCACCCTGCTGTTCATCGTCATCTTCGTGATCTATTCGCTGGTGCTGCCCGGCTTCTTCAGCCTTGGCAACCTGCTGACGCTGATGCGCACGGTCGCCGTGCTCGGCATTCTTGGCCTTGGCATGGCCATCGTGGTGATCGGGCGCGGCATCGACCTGTCGATGATCGCCTCGCTGGCCGTGCCTTCGGCGCTGGTTCTGATGCTGGCATCCAAGGGATATGGCGTGGCTCCCGCACTCGCTGCCGGTCTGCTGATGGCGGTCGCCATCGGCGCTCTCAACGGCGTGCTGGTGGCTTACGCCGAAATCCCCTCGCTGTTCACGACGCTTGCCGTGGGCATTGGTGTGGCCGGTATCGGGCAGATCGGGCTCTTCGACTATGAAATCGTTTCATGGCCGGCCCAGCTTGACGTGATCGCCTGGATCGGACGAGGCAGCATATTGGGAATTCCATATTCCGTGCTGGCTTTCGCCGTGGTCGCGGTACTGGTCGGGATCTTCCTGAACCGCACCCGGCCGGGCATGTTCGTTTATGCTTCGGGCGACAATCCGGGCGCGACCCGGCTGACCGGAATTTCGCTGCGCCCGGTGCTCGTCATGCAATACATCATCGCTTCCTGCGTGGCCTTTTTCGCCGGCATGGTTCTGGCCGCCTCATCGGCCAGCATGGATACCCGCATCTTCAATCTCACCTGGATTTACGACGTCATCCTGGTCGTCGTGCTTGGCGGCATCGGCCTTTCGGGCGGACGCGGCGGCGTCGTCAACGTCATCATCGGCACCCTGCTGATCGGCACCATCATGAACGGGCTCACCATCATGAACGTGTCTTTCGAGATGCAGAATCTGGTGCGCGGTCTCGTGCTGCTGCTGGCGGTTCTCGCCGACAGCATCATCAACCCCCGCAACGAGGAGACCTCACAGCAGGGCGATATCTGA
- a CDS encoding sugar ABC transporter substrate-binding protein yields MNRLSRFACGLAMAAMLGGATHAVAQTSMGDPLRESYYTNLKDRKVVFVPVFMGLDLTEGWSKIMSRQASELGYSYEVRNSNFNTAAGAQTITSLISEKPDVIVVQNPDVQSYAKLLQQAEKAGIHVIQLNMKTNYQTTGFVGADVELIGEKQAEAAVAKCGGGDQPGKVLVLAGPPTSPFSAYMLKGYENVLNDNAKIQIVSVQSTGDYESSKAKSITQVVLQQHPDLCAILGVWDNADVGTAAALQEAGKKPGDILVTTSGGGGELACRGLREGLWQYYVSYDVPGQGRDLNALILAALQDKNEVGSTRTVIYTPLVTYTPETLGDERCWTLDTLR; encoded by the coding sequence ATGAACAGACTTTCCAGATTTGCCTGCGGCCTCGCCATGGCGGCCATGCTCGGCGGCGCAACCCACGCCGTCGCCCAGACCAGCATGGGCGATCCCTTGCGGGAAAGCTATTACACGAACCTCAAGGACCGGAAGGTGGTGTTCGTACCCGTGTTCATGGGGCTGGACCTGACCGAGGGCTGGTCCAAGATCATGTCCCGTCAGGCCAGTGAGCTTGGCTACAGCTATGAAGTGCGCAATTCAAACTTCAACACGGCGGCCGGCGCGCAGACCATCACCTCGCTCATCAGCGAGAAGCCCGACGTCATCGTCGTGCAGAACCCCGACGTTCAGTCCTATGCCAAGCTTCTCCAGCAGGCCGAGAAGGCCGGCATTCACGTCATTCAGCTGAACATGAAGACCAACTACCAGACCACCGGGTTTGTCGGCGCCGATGTCGAGCTGATCGGTGAGAAGCAGGCAGAGGCCGCGGTGGCCAAATGCGGCGGCGGCGATCAGCCCGGCAAGGTTCTGGTGCTGGCAGGTCCTCCGACCAGCCCCTTCTCGGCATATATGCTCAAGGGCTACGAGAATGTGCTGAACGACAATGCCAAGATCCAGATCGTTTCGGTGCAGTCCACCGGCGATTATGAATCCTCCAAGGCCAAGTCGATCACCCAGGTGGTGCTGCAGCAGCATCCCGATCTTTGCGCCATTCTCGGTGTCTGGGACAATGCCGATGTCGGCACCGCAGCGGCGCTGCAGGAAGCCGGCAAGAAGCCCGGCGATATCCTCGTGACAACCTCCGGCGGTGGCGGCGAACTGGCCTGCCGGGGACTGCGTGAAGGCCTCTGGCAGTATTACGTCAGCTACGACGTTCCCGGGCAGGGCCGCGACCTCAACGCGCTGATCCTCGCGGCACTTCAGGACAAGAACGAGGTCGGCTCGACGCGAACCGTCATCTACACCCCGCTGGTGACCTATACCCCCGAAACGCTTGGGGACGAGCGGTGCTGGACGCTGGATACCCTGCGTTAA
- a CDS encoding ABC transporter permease: protein MNTLVKLRYRFWPDKIFGELLQKPWMETAVPLLVLLGVVAFFSARIDNFISVASMSDTLRQACELGFVVLGMSIVLIVGGIDLSVGSIYALCNLLALYCVNVLGLGMVPTVAITLVAGGLLGGVNGVLIGYFRMRAFLTTMVTLIVYKAANDMLNARIGVEISANFPDAPAWDYLGMGTFLHIPVIVWVFGAVAIAGHIFLTRLRAGWHVLAIGGNRRSAYNTGLPVKRVVALSYVASGAFAALAAIFYASRLASPGADTGKGLEIVVLTAAILGGIRLGGGKGSVMKAILGTLIVLLLTNGMLRMAMSAGTSRVILASILLLAALLDIRWFKNRHKAVQELYVSPGYMELPPPQTTGRDSGSPYALNDKLRGVETIGLGEVEAPEDVVLDLDNNLYCGNRHGDIIRFFAPDYKRQEVYAHIGGQPLGMAMTEDGTLFVCVGGMGLYKVGPDRSVAKVTDETNRSLLSIIDDSRLRLADDLDIAPDGRIFFSEATVRYEMHEWPTDSLEARGNGRIICYDPATGKTTTVLRNLVFPNGIVMASDGQSLLFAESWACRISRYWFDGPKKGTVEVIIDDLPGYPDNLNRASDGHYWLAIMGVRSPVFDLAMKRPAFRRRMSKKLPGDEWLAPNLNTGCIVKISETGEILDVMWDLGGENHPMITSMREHRGHLYIGGIHNNRIGRLKLDNVAPDFVDLKVSHA from the coding sequence ATGAATACACTCGTAAAACTGCGCTACCGCTTCTGGCCGGACAAGATTTTTGGCGAACTCCTGCAGAAGCCATGGATGGAAACGGCGGTGCCGCTTCTGGTTCTGCTGGGCGTCGTTGCCTTCTTCAGCGCGCGGATCGACAATTTCATTTCCGTCGCCAGCATGTCGGATACGCTGCGGCAGGCCTGCGAACTCGGCTTTGTCGTTCTTGGAATGTCCATCGTCCTGATCGTCGGCGGCATCGACCTGAGCGTCGGCTCCATCTATGCGCTGTGCAATCTTCTGGCGCTCTACTGCGTCAACGTGCTTGGCCTTGGCATGGTGCCCACAGTTGCGATCACCCTTGTGGCGGGCGGGCTTCTGGGCGGCGTCAACGGCGTGCTGATCGGCTATTTCCGCATGCGCGCCTTCCTGACCACAATGGTCACGCTCATCGTCTACAAGGCTGCGAACGATATGCTGAACGCCAGAATCGGCGTTGAAATCTCGGCCAATTTCCCCGACGCCCCGGCCTGGGATTATCTCGGCATGGGCACGTTCCTCCACATCCCCGTCATCGTCTGGGTGTTCGGTGCCGTGGCCATTGCCGGACACATCTTCCTGACGCGTCTCAGAGCAGGCTGGCATGTGCTTGCAATCGGCGGCAATCGCCGCTCCGCCTACAATACCGGCCTGCCCGTGAAGCGGGTGGTGGCGCTTTCCTATGTCGCTTCAGGCGCCTTCGCCGCACTGGCCGCGATCTTCTATGCCTCGCGCCTGGCTTCGCCGGGTGCCGATACGGGCAAGGGTCTGGAAATCGTCGTGCTGACGGCGGCGATCCTCGGCGGCATTCGCCTCGGCGGCGGCAAGGGTTCGGTGATGAAGGCGATCCTCGGCACGCTGATCGTCCTTCTGCTGACCAATGGCATGTTGCGGATGGCGATGTCGGCAGGCACGTCGCGCGTTATCCTTGCCTCCATTCTGCTTCTGGCCGCGCTGCTCGACATCCGCTGGTTCAAGAACCGCCACAAGGCTGTGCAGGAACTGTATGTGAGCCCCGGCTACATGGAACTGCCGCCGCCGCAAACCACCGGGCGCGACAGCGGCTCTCCCTATGCGCTGAACGACAAGCTGCGCGGCGTGGAGACCATTGGTCTGGGTGAAGTCGAAGCGCCCGAGGACGTGGTGCTGGACCTCGACAACAATCTCTACTGCGGCAACCGCCACGGCGACATCATCCGCTTCTTCGCGCCCGACTATAAGCGGCAGGAAGTGTATGCGCATATCGGCGGACAGCCTCTCGGCATGGCGATGACGGAGGACGGGACGCTGTTCGTGTGTGTCGGCGGCATGGGGCTCTACAAGGTGGGGCCAGACAGAAGCGTCGCCAAGGTAACGGACGAGACGAACCGCTCGCTGCTGTCGATCATCGATGACAGCCGCCTGCGCCTTGCCGACGACCTCGACATCGCACCTGACGGCCGCATCTTCTTCTCCGAGGCCACCGTTCGCTACGAGATGCATGAATGGCCCACCGACAGCCTTGAGGCGCGGGGCAACGGCCGCATCATCTGCTACGACCCCGCAACCGGCAAAACGACGACGGTGCTGCGCAACCTCGTCTTTCCGAACGGCATCGTCATGGCTTCCGACGGGCAGTCGCTGCTTTTCGCGGAAAGCTGGGCCTGCCGGATCAGCCGCTACTGGTTCGATGGACCGAAGAAGGGCACGGTCGAAGTCATCATCGATGACCTTCCCGGCTATCCCGACAACCTCAACCGGGCTTCCGACGGCCATTACTGGCTGGCGATCATGGGCGTGCGCAGCCCGGTCTTCGATCTGGCGATGAAGCGGCCGGCCTTCCGCCGCCGCATGTCCAAGAAGCTGCCGGGCGACGAATGGCTGGCGCCCAATCTCAACACCGGCTGCATCGTCAAGATCAGCGAAACCGGCGAGATTCTCGATGTCATGTGGGACCTCGGTGGCGAGAACCATCCGATGATCACCTCCATGCGCGAACATCGCGGCCATCTTTACATCGGAGGCATCCACAACAACCGCATCGGGCGGCTGAAGCTGGACAATGTCGCCCCCGATTTCGTCGACCTGAAGGTGTCCCATGCTTGA
- a CDS encoding sugar ABC transporter ATP-binding protein, whose translation MTPVLELRGLTKLYARVPAVENINFTLMPGEVHALLGENGAGKSTLTKMIAGVVDPTSGEILLDGKPVHLRTPAAALEAGIAMVFQETSLVPSMTVAQNLFMGNEQFFNRLRGINIAAQQFMQALNFQVDPTAMVQTLGAAKKQMIEIARAMLSNARVIVFDEPTATLTPEEKKHFFDLVRTLRSRGVAIIFISHALEEALAISDRITILRDGQHVVTDDTASFDRARIVQSMVGRSLSEELYGKRKDFVRPPGERILQVSNLRVGNMVRNNSLSVFAGQVTGVFGLVGSGRTETFKVVSGAIKRNYLNGGEVFIRGKRVRYRVPAQSLRERVAYITEDRKIEGFFETMSIKANIFMGKLAKAGWRKFWLRRSEMNRIGEEWGKSLHIRAVSKDAKVIELSGGNQQKVVIAKSLIQEPELIIFDEPTRGVDVGAIAEIHQMINRLADEGKAVVVISSYLPEVMQLSDRLLVARQGRVVEEFSPLDATEENLMYAAVH comes from the coding sequence ATGACCCCTGTTCTGGAACTGCGAGGCCTCACCAAGCTCTATGCCCGCGTGCCTGCGGTGGAGAACATCAATTTCACCCTGATGCCGGGTGAGGTCCATGCCCTTCTCGGGGAGAACGGTGCCGGAAAATCGACCCTCACGAAGATGATCGCCGGGGTTGTCGATCCCACCTCCGGAGAGATTCTGCTCGACGGAAAGCCCGTTCATCTGCGCACCCCGGCAGCCGCCCTTGAAGCGGGTATCGCCATGGTGTTTCAGGAGACGAGCCTCGTTCCCTCGATGACCGTGGCGCAGAACCTGTTCATGGGCAACGAGCAGTTCTTCAATCGCCTGCGCGGCATCAATATCGCCGCGCAGCAATTCATGCAGGCTCTGAACTTTCAGGTTGACCCGACCGCCATGGTCCAGACGCTGGGCGCGGCCAAGAAGCAGATGATCGAAATCGCCCGGGCCATGCTGTCGAATGCAAGGGTCATCGTCTTCGACGAGCCGACCGCAACGCTGACGCCGGAGGAAAAGAAGCACTTTTTCGACCTCGTGCGCACTCTGCGGAGCAGGGGCGTCGCCATCATCTTCATCAGTCATGCGCTGGAAGAGGCACTGGCTATCTCCGACCGCATCACCATCCTGCGGGACGGGCAGCATGTCGTCACCGACGACACCGCCAGTTTCGACCGGGCGCGCATCGTGCAGTCGATGGTGGGACGAAGCCTGTCGGAAGAGCTTTATGGCAAGCGCAAGGATTTCGTCCGTCCGCCGGGCGAACGAATTCTCCAGGTCTCCAATCTGCGTGTCGGCAACATGGTCCGCAACAATTCGCTGTCGGTGTTCGCGGGACAGGTGACGGGTGTGTTCGGCCTTGTCGGCTCGGGCCGGACGGAAACCTTCAAGGTCGTGTCCGGCGCGATCAAGCGCAACTATCTCAACGGCGGTGAGGTGTTCATCCGCGGCAAGCGCGTGCGCTACCGCGTGCCGGCGCAAAGCCTGCGCGAGAGGGTCGCCTACATCACCGAGGACCGCAAGATCGAAGGTTTTTTCGAGACCATGTCGATCAAGGCCAACATCTTCATGGGCAAGCTCGCCAAGGCGGGATGGCGAAAGTTCTGGCTGCGCCGTTCGGAAATGAACCGCATCGGCGAAGAGTGGGGCAAGTCGCTGCACATCCGCGCCGTCAGCAAGGATGCAAAGGTCATCGAGCTTTCAGGCGGCAACCAGCAGAAAGTGGTGATAGCCAAGTCGCTGATTCAGGAGCCCGAACTCATCATCTTCGATGAACCCACGCGCGGCGTCGATGTGGGGGCGATCGCCGAGATTCATCAGATGATCAACAGGCTGGCCGATGAAGGCAAGGCGGTGGTGGTCATCTCCTCCTATCTGCCGGAGGTCATGCAGCTGTCCGACCGGCTGCTGGTCGCCCGGCAGGGCAGGGTGGTCGAGGAGTTTTCGCCGCTCGACGCGACGGAAGAAAACCTGATGTACGCAGCCGTTCACTGA
- a CDS encoding MmgE/PrpD family protein: protein MTIAQELAQFTSALTRENIPEDVREKAHACLLNGYGIAMAGLATHYEPVARQAALAMYGGAGEATLLGSGEMSSVTGAAMANGALFHGRGQEDTCGAAHLGAVMIPLLMALIESGRASITDLIPAMVAGYEVGGLFEELLAGDTTPKGFRATTLYGTGAAAAAVARLLRMDAERTCAALGNAVSFSGGLLQTFAEGTDEWRYQVGVTAHSGWTAAELARAGSVSLREAYEGAKGLARAFAGRPLDTEDTVARIGRDWQTLRVAFKPFPVCAFNQTPVTAALSLREKLAGLCIENVVVRMNPYECGYAGMDSKGPFSTIGGTLMSIPFCIAQTLLRGAPSMAMMTRYDDAEINALVEKVHLVADAEVPVLCCRIELQLAGGAILSEVCNMTPADYAWSFGDLQDRLTRTAAQEGLPASCIAGLSTFCRDPEGAGIAFLNDVFARARPLIRR from the coding sequence ATGACGATCGCGCAGGAGCTCGCGCAATTCACTTCAGCGCTGACGCGGGAAAACATTCCCGAAGACGTCCGGGAGAAGGCCCATGCGTGCCTTCTCAACGGCTATGGCATCGCCATGGCCGGCCTCGCAACGCACTACGAGCCCGTAGCCCGTCAGGCGGCCCTTGCCATGTATGGCGGGGCTGGAGAGGCGACGCTGCTTGGCAGCGGCGAAATGAGCAGCGTAACCGGGGCGGCCATGGCCAATGGCGCGCTTTTCCATGGCCGTGGGCAGGAAGACACCTGCGGTGCGGCGCATCTGGGAGCGGTGATGATCCCGCTTCTGATGGCCCTCATTGAGAGCGGGCGGGCCAGCATCACCGATCTGATACCGGCGATGGTCGCCGGTTACGAAGTGGGCGGGCTGTTCGAGGAACTGCTGGCCGGCGACACAACGCCAAAGGGTTTTCGCGCCACCACCCTTTACGGAACAGGTGCTGCCGCAGCGGCGGTCGCGCGGCTTTTGCGGATGGATGCCGAACGGACATGCGCGGCCCTTGGAAATGCCGTTTCCTTTTCAGGCGGGCTTCTCCAGACCTTTGCGGAGGGAACCGACGAATGGCGCTATCAGGTTGGCGTGACCGCGCATTCCGGCTGGACCGCGGCTGAGCTTGCAAGGGCGGGCTCCGTCAGCCTGCGTGAGGCATATGAGGGAGCCAAGGGGCTGGCCCGGGCCTTCGCGGGGCGGCCGCTGGATACCGAAGATACGGTCGCAAGGATCGGCCGCGACTGGCAGACCTTGCGCGTTGCCTTCAAGCCGTTCCCGGTCTGCGCGTTCAACCAGACGCCGGTAACAGCGGCCTTGTCCCTGCGTGAGAAACTGGCGGGGCTCTGCATCGAAAACGTCGTGGTGCGCATGAACCCCTATGAATGCGGCTATGCGGGAATGGACAGCAAGGGCCCCTTCTCGACGATCGGCGGCACGTTGATGAGCATCCCCTTCTGCATCGCCCAGACCCTTCTGCGCGGCGCGCCCTCGATGGCCATGATGACCAGATATGACGACGCCGAAATCAATGCGCTGGTCGAAAAAGTGCATCTGGTTGCAGACGCCGAAGTGCCCGTTCTGTGCTGCCGCATCGAATTGCAACTCGCAGGTGGCGCAATCCTGTCCGAGGTTTGCAACATGACCCCTGCCGACTACGCCTGGAGCTTCGGCGACTTGCAGGACCGCCTGACGCGGACCGCAGCGCAGGAAGGACTGCCGGCCTCATGCATCGCCGGTCTCAGCACTTTTTGCCGGGATCCGGAGGGTGCAGGCATTGCCTTCCTGAATGACGTTTTTGCGCGTGCGCGCCCACTGATCCGCCGCTGA